CCATCGCGCTCGGCAATTCCAATTCACAAATGCGGGCAACGGAATGGGCTGCTATCCAGCCCGTTTGGCAGGAAAACTATACTGCAATCAGGCGCGCCAACCGCTTTCTGGAGCATGCCGGAAAGGCCTTAATCGAGCCTAATCTCAAAAAGCGATATTTTGCCGAAGCCCGCGCTTTGCGCGCTTGGTTTCATTTGGACTTAATGCTCTACTACGGCGAGATCCCAAATGTCACGACCGTTGTATTACCTACGGAGACAGACCTGATCAAGAACACAAAACAGGAAATCATCGACTTTGTTATTGCTGAACTGGACGCCGCCTCTGCAGATCTTCCAGCTGTGTATGCCGTTAATGATATCAAACGGATTTCAAAAGGTGCTTGCTACACCATGAAGACGGTTGCGCTTTTGAACAACCATCAATATGCAGAAGCAGCCAAAGCCGCCAAACAGGTGATCGATCTGAATTTATATAAACTTCACCCGAGCTATGCGACACTGTTCAATTACGAAGGGCAGGTCAACGAAGAGCGGATCTTTATCAGGCAGCTGGGTAATGATGATACTTTTTACAGAAGTGCGCCGGGGTACCTGGGCGGCAATGCATGCCTCAACCCGACAGGCTCGCTGGTCAATACCTACGAAACCAAACAAGGCAAAACACTAGCAGAGCTTTCTCCCGACAGTGCGGCGATTTACAAACTGAACCCGAATTTCCGGTCTAACCGCGACCCAAGAATGGAACTGACTATCGCCTATCCCGGCTCTACTTTTTACGGCGAGCTGGACCCCTGGGATGATTCACCGAACAACCCGAACAGGCTGGCTGCGAACTATTCTTCCAAAACAGGTTTTTGGTTGCGGAAATACGTGGATATGTCTGATAAAGGCAGAGGCCGCGGCTCTCTGGATTATATGGTGTACCGATATGGCGACCTGCTTTTGATGTATGTGGAGGCATTGGTCGAAAGCGGACAATGGAATAGCCCTGACGTAATCAAATATCTGAATATGATCCGTAACAGGGCTAAAATGCCCAATGTAGATATTAAAGTTTATAACAACGAAGCCAAAATGCGGGAGCTTTATCAGCGTGAAAGACGTGTTGAGCTGGCGTTCGAAGGCAGCCGGCTATTTGATATCCGTCGGTGGAAAATAGCGGAAAAAGTCATGAATGGCGTAGTCGAAGGTGCCATTGACCCGAGAACAAAAAAGCCCGTTAATGTTGAAACGCGAACATTCAAACCCAAGGATTACCTATGGCCTATTCCTGCTAGAGAAATGGAAGGAAATCCAAACATGACGCAAAATCCGGGCTTTTAGAGTATCTATTAGTGTATTGCTATTTCAAAAACCGGTCTTCGCGTGGAGCCGGTTTTATACTTTAAATCAAATTGTCTACCGGGATCGCCTTGAACGAACAAAGCCAAGAACTCTCTGAGCTTTGTTGCGGTCTGGGGGTACGGCCTCCGGCGGGACTCGATCCCGCGAAGACATGGTCCACAGGCTGAACAAAAAAGAAAAAAGCCCAGATCTCTCTGAGCTTTTTTTGCGGTCTGGACGGGACTCGAACCCGCGACCCCATGCGTGACAGGCATGTATTCTAACCAACTGAACTACCAAACCAAGGTAAATTCTCAGCACATTCACTGAAAACGTGGTGCAAAACTACTATTATTATTTACCATAACAATAGCTGAGACTTCAATTTAGTTATTTTATTTGTAAAAAGAATAGCCTGAGAAAGGAAAATTCTGAAAATGAAATAGTTGTAGCTGCACTTATAATGACTTTTATAAAAGAAATAATTCGGGAGCTCGAATACCTGGCTCCACTCGCCTACCAGGAAGGATACGACAATGCAGGTTTACTGGTGGGTTCTCCCCATTTACCAGTCACCGGCGTTTTAGTTACACTTGACGTGACGGAACAGGTTGTCGAGGAAGCGATTGAAAGAAACTGTAACCTCATCGTTGCCCACCACCCTATTGTTTTCAAGGGATTGAAAAAGCTGAATGGAAATAATTATGTAGAAAGAACCGTAATCAAAGCTATAAAAAATGACATTGCGATTTATGCGACACATACTAATCTGGATCATGTACCGCAAGGCGTCAACTGGCAAATCGCCGAGATGCTGGGTCTGATTAATGTGCGCGTATTATCCCCGAAACCGCAGGTTTTAACCAAACTGACCTTTTTCTCGCCGGTTGCAAACACGCAGGAAATCCTTGTCGCACTTTTCGCGGCAGGAGCCGGACGAATCGGGCAATATGAAAATTGCAGCTTTCGCACCAAGGGAACGGGATCTTTTATGCCCAATCAGGACGCGAACCCGGTGATCGGTCAAAAAGGCGCTCAGGAAGAAGTAGCTGAACATCGGGCAGAAGTGATGTTTCCGTCCTACCTGCAATCAAAGATCATATCAGTACTTCGTCAAACACATCCTTATGAAGAGATAGCCTATTACCTCACAGCGCTTGAAAATGAAAATCAGGAAGTAGGCGCAGGCGCAGTGGGCGACCTGGAAGTTGAAATTCCAGTTAACGAATTCCTTACCCAACTTCGAAGCAAAATGCATTTGAAGATAATAAAACATACGGAACCGGCTGAAACAGTAAAGAAAGTAGCCGTTTGCGGTGGAGCCGGGAGTTTCCTGTTAAAAGACGCGATACGGGCAGGCGCAGATGTATTTGTCACTTCTGACTACAAATACCACGAATTTTTCGATGCTGAGGGTCAGATCATGATCTGCGATATTGGCCATTATGAGAGTGAAGTCTTTACTAAAAATCTACTATATAAATATTTGTCAGGAAAATTTAGTAATTTTGCACTCTGTTTGTCGGAAGTCAATACCAATCCGGTCAGATATTTTGTCTAGAAAGCAATTTCTCCAATTTACTGTCTGATCTCATTGAACACCCTCAGCTGACTGCCTTCACTTATTACGCATTGAAACAAGTCCATAAAAGACATACATGGAAAACACAATCGCTCAAAAATTAGATGCTCTCCTGAAACTTCAGGAAATTGATTCAAGCCTTGACGAAATACTTAAAACACGGGGTGACCTACCCGAAGAGGTAAGGGACCTGGAAGATGAGATTATCGGTTTCGAAACCCGTTTGGGGAAATTTAAAAGTGAAATTGCGAATCTGAATACTGAGATCGACAATTTCAAAAATGCACAAAAAGATGGCGAAAAGCTGATCAAGAAATACAAGGATCAGCAAATGAACGTCCGCAATAACCGCGAGTACGATGCCATTACAAAAGAAATAGAACTTCAGGAGCTGGATATGCAGCTGGCTGACAAGAAAATCAATGAAGCCAGAGCCCGTATCCGGTTGATCGAAGAGGATGCTAACCGTGCGGAATCTGTTCTGAATGAAAGGAACGAGGATTTAAAGGCGAAAAAAGGCGAGCTTTCAGTGATTACAAGTGAGAGTGAGGCAGAAGAGAAAGGGCTGATCGCAGAACGTGAAAAACACATTAAAAAAATTGAGGATCGTTTGTTGAAATCTTATCAGAAGATTCGCGATAATTCCATGAACGGACTGGCAGTTGTACACGTATCCAGAGGAGCTTGTGGGGGTTGTTTCAGCATCGTTCCACCACAACGCCAGGCAGATATCCGTGAGCGTAAAAAATTAATCGTTTGTGAGCATTGCGGACGTATTCTTGCGGACGTAGAAAGCGTTGAACCGGTGCATCAACGTCGCTAAATTTCGATATTAAAACAAGAAAAGGTTGTCTTACATGGGCAGCCTTTTTTTATGCCCTGCGTATGTTTAGAGTTTTCAAAAAGCTGACGGCGAGATACAAAGTGCTGCTTCGGACATACTTTTTCCTGCTGACATTTTGCACTGCTGATGCGCTGGCCGATGACCTGACGGCTGATATTGACTTCACTCCCAGATTACAAAAAGCATATTTCGAAATACAAAAGCTTCGGCTTCCCGCTGCCCGCAAACTGATCGAAGCGGAGCGGAAGGATAAACCTGCGAATGCTTTTATACCTTATCTTGACAATTATGCCGATCTGCATTACCTGCTTATCGCCGAGGACAAAGTGGCGTACAAATCAATGTCGGCCCAGGAAAGCTTACGGCTGAATATTGTAGGAAAAATGTCGGATCATTCGCCCTATAAGAGATTCCTTCTCGCCGAAATCAGGCTGCACTGGGCTTTTGCAAAACTTAAATATGGCGATCAGGTAAGTGGTTCCTGGGAAATAATTAAAGCATACAAGCTGCTCGAGGAAAACAGGAAAAAATTTCCAGACTTTATCCCGACACTAAAATCACTCGGCTTGCTGCACATTTTAATAGGTTCTATTCCTGACAATTACGCCTGGGTGGCAAAAATTATTGGTCTGAAGGGCAGTATCCAAAATGGTATCAATGAATTAAGACTGGTTCAAAAAGAGGAGCCATTTTTTCGACAGGAAGCGGAGCTGATCGACCTGCTGATTCACGCCTACACATTGAAACTGACACCGGACCAGCAAAAAAGAATACGGCAATGGCCTGACGAGCAACCTGATAATTTGCTTCTGCATTTTTTTGCAACTACCGTTTTAATGAAGGAAGGCCAGAGTGAGCAGGCACTAACATTCCTCCATAACGCGCCCAGAGGGGACGCATACGTCGATTTTCCTTTTCTGCAGTACCTGAAAGGAGAAATTGAACTTCAAAAAGGGCAATACATGAACGCAGCGCGCGAGTATTCACTTTTTCAAAAACAATATCACGGCTTCAATTATGTGAAGGATAGCTATTTTAAACTTTTTATGTGCCACTGGCTTGCGGGAAGAGACTCAGAAGCCACGGCATTTGCAAAAAAAATCAGTGGCGCGGGGGAAACAATTATAGAAGCAGACCAACTAGCCGATAGAATTGGCAGGGAATACCTGGCCGGACAAATAGGGATCAAACAAAAAATACTTTACAAAGCAAGGTATGCCTTCGACGGAGGTTATCTGGAAGAAGCATCAGCAGCATTGAAAAACATTTCTGAGAGTACATTCGAAACCGTCCCCGAAAAGGCGGAATTTAATTACAGAAAAGCAAGAATACTTCAGAAATCGGGACAGACGACATCTGCAATACAGCATTATGAACGTTGTCTTCAACTAACCAAGGATACAAGCCCGGGATTTGGAGCTTCCTCTGCACTGCACCTAGCTTACATTTATCTGGAAAAAAACCAAAAGCAGACGTCTATCGGATACTTCAAAAAGGCGATGCGCTTCAAGAAACATGAATACAAAAACAGTATTGACAACAAGGCCAGAGCTGCACTTACAGATTTAGGAGAATAATTCGTGACTTTTCGGGGGTATCCGCGTCTAATAGCTGGATTCAGTCACAAAACATAATGCCCGAAAATACAAAACCAGAGAACCCCAGGAAGATCAAAAGCTGGGCAGAAGAAGATCGGCCGAGGGAAAAAATAATGCTGAAAGGAAGGACATCGGTTTCCGATGCAGAACTTCTGGCCATTCTTATCAGAGCGGGCACGCCGGATATGTCAGCACTTGATCTCGCCAAAGTGATCATGGCGAGCGTCGGAAATATCAATGAGCTTGCCAAGCTGAATTACAAAGATTTCATGAAATATAAGGGAATTGGAAAAGCGAAGGCCATTTCGATTGTCGCGGCGCTTGAACTGGGACGGCGACGAAGCGACATCAGGCCAGTTGCCAAAAGGAAGATCGACAGTTCTGAGGCGGTTTATCAGGAAATGCGGCAATACCTGCTCGACAAGCCCAATGAAGAATTTTGGATCCTTCTGTTGAACCGTGCAAACGAAGTTGTTCGCGCAGTACTGATCAGCGCAGGCGGTGTTTCAGGGACCAGCGTAGATATTAAGCTGGTTTTTAAGCTCGCCGTAGAAAATTTGGCCAGTAGTATTATTCTCGTGCATAATCATCCGTCCGGTCAGCTCGTTCCCAGTCGCTACGACAAGATACTAACCATGCAGATCAAAGAGGCAGGGAGAATATTGGATGTGCCGGTTTTGGACCACATGATCTTTACAGATTCCGGCTTTTACAGCTTCAAAGATTCGGGTGAAATGTAGGCTAGAAGACTTCCGACTTTCTGACGATATCTCCCAGTTCCTGATAAGGAATTGTAAATTTAATAACACCACGCGCGTATGCCGCGATTTCATAAGGATTATAATAAAACAAAACACCTTGCTGTGTAAAGACATAATTTACCGGCAATGCGAAGCGGTGATTTAGGAGAAAATAGCCGGCTTCTTCAAGATCCGCATCTGCGGAAAGCTTCTCTGTCTTCCTGAAATGCTGCTCGACCAATTTTAAAAGAGCAGAAGAATCAGCTACGAAATCCTGCATCTCGATTTCCTTACCATCGGCTGCACTGAATGCGTGAAAAGACCGGAATGTATTAGGGTGCGCACCGCCTGTAAATGCGTAGTGATCGAGTTGATAAAAGAGCACCTTTGGAGTTGCCATTACTGTATCCCCCTTTAATTCCACTTCCCAGCAACCCGGAGCATCAGGAAAATCCTTTTTGAAATCATTGTAGTTCTTTTCGAAGACAGCAAAAGCCCCGCCAATACTTTTGAGAGCAGCGGGGGTTTTTGATATGCTGGCTGAGTCTCCATGCTGGTTGACCCGGCTGATCAGCTTCTCGTCAAGAATGCTTCTCATCGTACCAGCGACCTTACCGGAATCCGTCGGCTCCCAAATTTCTACCCGCACAGTCGCGCCCTTCCCGTTTCCTAGTGTATCGCATTGACCAAAAGCTGCCTTGATGACCTTCCCTTTGACAAGCGTATTGGCTTCTTCCTGGTTGTCATTTTTCGCAGCCGGATTGCAACTATAGATAGCAATCGTCACGAGCATTATTATCAAATTCCGGATTTGCATGTACAAAACTTCCTTTTTCATTAAGTTAAAGGCTCATCAGTTCTTTGAATCGGATCGCCTGGCGGCGCGAAATTTCAATCTTGTCTCCACCCTGAAGTGTTACCAGTAAGCCGCCGCTAAACCAGGGTTCAATTTTTTCGATCCAACCTAAATTGATAATATGCTTGCGGTTGGCCCGGAAATAAGTGTTCGGATCAAGCCTTTCTTCCAGATTGTTCAGGGATTTCAGTACGAGCGGCTTCTGATCATCAAAATGCAGGCGTACGTAATTGCCCATAGATTCAAAGAGCCTGATCTTGCCCAGTTTGACGAACCAGCATTTCTCACCGTCCTTCACAAAAACCTGATCATTTCCACCTAAAACCTTTTCAGCTCTTTCATTCGCTTGTACCGGTGCTTCGGGCTGAGCCTGATTCTCCTCAATTCTGTGAATCGTCTCTTTAAGCCGCTCGTTGTCTATTGGTTTGAGGAGGTAATCTAATGCATTGTATTCGAACGCCTTAATTGCATACTCGTCATAGGCAGTCGTAAAAATCACTTCCGGAGTTTTGCCTTCAATAGAAGACAAAAGCTCAAATCCATTTTTTCCCGGCATCTGAATATCCAGAAAAAGCAGCTCAGGCTGTAACTCGTCAATCAAAACCAGCGCCTCTTCCGCATT
This Dyadobacter sp. UC 10 DNA region includes the following protein-coding sequences:
- a CDS encoding RagB/SusD family nutrient uptake outer membrane protein; the encoded protein is MKKIILLAISTFFLTSCAEEFLTKDHPTATTDESFWNTEGEINTALNILYDQVPSGGFRYQNNTRITFEGMTDNAVWYANFFGEVNTIALGNSNSQMRATEWAAIQPVWQENYTAIRRANRFLEHAGKALIEPNLKKRYFAEARALRAWFHLDLMLYYGEIPNVTTVVLPTETDLIKNTKQEIIDFVIAELDAASADLPAVYAVNDIKRISKGACYTMKTVALLNNHQYAEAAKAAKQVIDLNLYKLHPSYATLFNYEGQVNEERIFIRQLGNDDTFYRSAPGYLGGNACLNPTGSLVNTYETKQGKTLAELSPDSAAIYKLNPNFRSNRDPRMELTIAYPGSTFYGELDPWDDSPNNPNRLAANYSSKTGFWLRKYVDMSDKGRGRGSLDYMVYRYGDLLLMYVEALVESGQWNSPDVIKYLNMIRNRAKMPNVDIKVYNNEAKMRELYQRERRVELAFEGSRLFDIRRWKIAEKVMNGVVEGAIDPRTKKPVNVETRTFKPKDYLWPIPAREMEGNPNMTQNPGF
- a CDS encoding Nif3-like dinuclear metal center hexameric protein gives rise to the protein MTFIKEIIRELEYLAPLAYQEGYDNAGLLVGSPHLPVTGVLVTLDVTEQVVEEAIERNCNLIVAHHPIVFKGLKKLNGNNYVERTVIKAIKNDIAIYATHTNLDHVPQGVNWQIAEMLGLINVRVLSPKPQVLTKLTFFSPVANTQEILVALFAAGAGRIGQYENCSFRTKGTGSFMPNQDANPVIGQKGAQEEVAEHRAEVMFPSYLQSKIISVLRQTHPYEEIAYYLTALENENQEVGAGAVGDLEVEIPVNEFLTQLRSKMHLKIIKHTEPAETVKKVAVCGGAGSFLLKDAIRAGADVFVTSDYKYHEFFDAEGQIMICDIGHYESEVFTKNLLYKYLSGKFSNFALCLSEVNTNPVRYFV
- a CDS encoding zinc ribbon domain-containing protein, whose product is MENTIAQKLDALLKLQEIDSSLDEILKTRGDLPEEVRDLEDEIIGFETRLGKFKSEIANLNTEIDNFKNAQKDGEKLIKKYKDQQMNVRNNREYDAITKEIELQELDMQLADKKINEARARIRLIEEDANRAESVLNERNEDLKAKKGELSVITSESEAEEKGLIAEREKHIKKIEDRLLKSYQKIRDNSMNGLAVVHVSRGACGGCFSIVPPQRQADIRERKKLIVCEHCGRILADVESVEPVHQRR
- a CDS encoding tetratricopeptide repeat protein, giving the protein MFRVFKKLTARYKVLLRTYFFLLTFCTADALADDLTADIDFTPRLQKAYFEIQKLRLPAARKLIEAERKDKPANAFIPYLDNYADLHYLLIAEDKVAYKSMSAQESLRLNIVGKMSDHSPYKRFLLAEIRLHWAFAKLKYGDQVSGSWEIIKAYKLLEENRKKFPDFIPTLKSLGLLHILIGSIPDNYAWVAKIIGLKGSIQNGINELRLVQKEEPFFRQEAELIDLLIHAYTLKLTPDQQKRIRQWPDEQPDNLLLHFFATTVLMKEGQSEQALTFLHNAPRGDAYVDFPFLQYLKGEIELQKGQYMNAAREYSLFQKQYHGFNYVKDSYFKLFMCHWLAGRDSEATAFAKKISGAGETIIEADQLADRIGREYLAGQIGIKQKILYKARYAFDGGYLEEASAALKNISESTFETVPEKAEFNYRKARILQKSGQTTSAIQHYERCLQLTKDTSPGFGASSALHLAYIYLEKNQKQTSIGYFKKAMRFKKHEYKNSIDNKARAALTDLGE
- the radC gene encoding RadC family protein; translation: MPENTKPENPRKIKSWAEEDRPREKIMLKGRTSVSDAELLAILIRAGTPDMSALDLAKVIMASVGNINELAKLNYKDFMKYKGIGKAKAISIVAALELGRRRSDIRPVAKRKIDSSEAVYQEMRQYLLDKPNEEFWILLLNRANEVVRAVLISAGGVSGTSVDIKLVFKLAVENLASSIILVHNHPSGQLVPSRYDKILTMQIKEAGRILDVPVLDHMIFTDSGFYSFKDSGEM
- a CDS encoding DUF3298 and DUF4163 domain-containing protein; translation: MKKEVLYMQIRNLIIMLVTIAIYSCNPAAKNDNQEEANTLVKGKVIKAAFGQCDTLGNGKGATVRVEIWEPTDSGKVAGTMRSILDEKLISRVNQHGDSASISKTPAALKSIGGAFAVFEKNYNDFKKDFPDAPGCWEVELKGDTVMATPKVLFYQLDHYAFTGGAHPNTFRSFHAFSAADGKEIEMQDFVADSSALLKLVEQHFRKTEKLSADADLEEAGYFLLNHRFALPVNYVFTQQGVLFYYNPYEIAAYARGVIKFTIPYQELGDIVRKSEVF
- a CDS encoding LytR/AlgR family response regulator transcription factor, with the protein product MRTLIVDDERLARNELKRLLEPYTKIEIIGEAANAEEALVLIDELQPELLFLDIQMPGKNGFELLSSIEGKTPEVIFTTAYDEYAIKAFEYNALDYLLKPIDNERLKETIHRIEENQAQPEAPVQANERAEKVLGGNDQVFVKDGEKCWFVKLGKIRLFESMGNYVRLHFDDQKPLVLKSLNNLEERLDPNTYFRANRKHIINLGWIEKIEPWFSGGLLVTLQGGDKIEISRRQAIRFKELMSL